The window tatatatcagtTTCTCCGTGATAATATGCTTCTCTATATGGTATCTGCTCACATAATTATTAAtgcaaagaaaaggaagataCAGAGTTATTCCCACTCTTTCAATGGTGGCTTGGAGTTGTACATATAGATTCTTCTCTCCATctgaaaaatctaaatttCAATGTCATGATAATCAAAGATGGGCCCAGATAGTGTTCTCTTGCTTTTGTCACTTATATTCTTACAGCATGACCTTTTGTTCAACCTGTGATACGTACTGCATCCGGGCTATCATTACCATGTAATAGATTATAATACGTTGACTCCAAAAATCTCCGTTTCATGCAGTATGCTAAAACTCCCTACTTTAGATTTGTCATGTGGCataaatacaataataaaCCTAATTAAATATTTGTGCATTGACATAAGTTGATCATATGGATACTACTCTCTCTTTCTAGTATTTACATTTGAGATATATGAAAATCATTATTTGCTTAAGGCGTGAACTGATGCACATATAAAATAAACTCAAAATggaacatttttcttttggcccaacaaaaaaaactgGAGCAGTTAAATTATTACATTATGAAGAAAAtgatcataatatatataaagcttTTGCCCGAGCTATGCGTGctgttatattttctaaatctTTTATTCGTTATCATTATAAGATAGTTAGGTcatattaacttttctctactAATTTATAgttattatctattttttatttcttaatcaaaataaaataagataattGAGCGAAGATTGTGAGAACTCCAGATATTTTGGTGTAATTATTCTATTGTATATACTATAGAAAAACGAGATCATtatatgaaaattcaaaaatttaaccCAAAAAATTAAGTCTGTATTTTAGATACTTCCAAAAATCCCGTGCCATGTAAGGGTAAAAAAACCTAGTTATTATAATTGTGTTAGTTATGCATAACAAGTAGGTAAGTATCTACTCAATTAATTagcaaaatcatattttacaTTGAAATTTTCAGTATGATAAATAAActtaatacaaataaataattataattgtaatacaattaatattttgccGAATGTAAttaaagataatatatatttataaatttatattattaaactTACAtcattcttaatttatttaattgactGCATTATATTAAAAACTTTTAGAAGTATTATAGTGCTAATCTTATTAAAACTTAAATAACTAAATCTTTCACCGAAGTGGTTGGATCATTTcatctaaaattattcaaattcatgaaACATTATTTACGTAATGTGAGATGAATAAAGTACAAGCAAATACTAAAATTATGAgattttaaatattcaataATTATCAATCATTCATCAAATAAAACTaaagattttgaatttcaaggattttaaaattgttttcaaagaAATATGACTGATAATTGAAATGATGTATATAAATTCTTTGTTTAtgagtaaatatatattcaacatAATAGTCTAAAAGCTAATGTATTATTAAAGATTAtagtataaaaaaaactttttacgTTTTTATATCCACGTTAAATTCATATCAATTATCATATTCACATTTaagtttttattatatttttttcataaaatcagTATAACATACGGGTTCAATGACTTTGTATATCTAcatatttttacatatatatatatatatactattataAAGTCAGAAGGCTTTCGTCTCATTTTATATTCCCAAATACCCAATATATTGTTTTAGTTTATAAGAGCCATTAAATTAAGAACGTGACTGTGAATTCAACGATACAACTACCCTACTTCCCactcagcaaaaaaaactGGGGCGATTGGATCCAGCTATCTTATTTTTTCACGATATCTGAACCTTACTCTATAAGGAACATattccaaaattttgaaactggACCCTATCCTATTAAGTCATGGAATCAGAACTTACTCAAAACTTGTATTATATCACATTTTTCGGGTACTATGTTGgaatctgtaaatttttttgtcgagctatataaaataaaaaatatttcatccATAATCAATAATAACGCAAAATAGAATCTCGATAtatatttagattaatccacaatacATCTACAACAAAGATGGTGAAGCTCAAGATAGAATCATTTAAGGCCCGAGATCCGATCAAGTCCAGTAAGGGGACACATCGAGGCCGTTGACGAGTAGAACCAATCAGGCCTCATTCAGGCTATATGAAGCTACAGACCTACTGCAGTTTGCAACATCAATGGTCAACAATTAGAGGAAAGAGCTCTAGATTTCACTGTTGGTCGTATGAGAAGAACTTCCCAGCATGGAAAATTTTGCAGAGACCCTACTTAAATCCATAATCGATCGGAAGACTTGAATATCATATCATGCTGCCGAAGCAATTTCTAGCAGACAAACGAGGCCAAGAACCTGCAGCATTCACTGCAATAGCATCGAACACAAAACTCCGAGGAAAAATCAACTTAATTCCTCCGTAATGCAAAGCAATGTGAAGCAATCATTTTACACATGTTAGGGCTGATTAAAGTGGTCGACAGTCATACAATAAGCGAAAACGAGAAAGAGACGAAAACAGAGCTCAAATTGGAGATCCCTCGGAGACAACAAGCCGATGTGTGAGCGCAGAATGAGAGAACAACGAGAAAGAATCGAAAATGGAGCTCAACATAGAGGGgagggtggggggggggggggggggggggggggggggggggggaacgGGCTCACCTAATCGGAGATGGAGACGAAGAAGTTGCACACAGTCGAAAGTTGCAGACAAtaaagaaggaggaggaggaagcgGGGTTGAACTGTCGAACTAAGGCTGCAGACGATAAAGAATGCGAAGCTACCACCGAgaccgagagagagagtaaaaGGGAGAAATATCTGAATATAAGTAGGAAAAGTTATTATCGAGACCGGGTATTGGTTTATGTTTCGATTCTAGGTATCCTATATGCAATAACCGGAACCAGAATCGATTCTCACTaattccttattttaatacccgaaccctaccttattttcaatacgagctatctggaccctaccctaacggATAGATTAACCGTTTCTGAGTACATCATGTATCCGTGCACatccctaaaaaaaaaaaactacccCGCTtccttatttttctctcttccacttttttccctctctttcccctccctaaatataacatggaaacctatttataacaaaaaaaaattattataatatttattgcCGTAAagttattaatttttgttaCGAAAGAGTCATTTGAATATGATTGTGGTAGGAGAAATGGATTATAGTTACGACAATTTTGGTTAGCAGTTTTAGTGGACTATGTGCGAAGCGCGGGTATTTATCTagttaataaataaatcttGAACTTTGTTGGTTTCTCAAATTTagtatgaaatatttttcattactCATAAAATCGCAAACTATAACTATAGCACCAAATCTAgcatatcattattttttggttgaagTAGTAAATGGTATTGACAAGGAGAAATCATTTAGTGATCTTATCAAGTCACGTGGCATGAACAAGAACCAATTATAATGTAGCAAACTTGTAAATGGAATTTTTTCTTGCTGGATCTTGTAAATGAAATGTTAATCATATGGGCAATTCTGATAATTGTTGCTAATTGCAAGAATTCTATTGATTACATCTCATCACATCATGTTGAAGTaggataatttaaaattttctcattaacAAGGcactcaaatttttttaaaaaaattatgcaaaaAGTATTATTGAATAATGAGCAACTAAATCATAATCGTACTTGTTGATACGTTGGCATCTCAAATTTTCACAATCACAGTTTTAGTCCTTTTACATTTGGTAGAATGTTAAATtttcgttctttttttttttgctcaataTCTGCATTATTTGATCCTTTCgtgaacttattttttttgctaaatgaTCCTTTCGTGAGCTAAACTGTTCAATATTGCTGATATACCAACCAATTCATCACCACTCACACCATTATCCTTACGTGGcctaaattatttatttattttttcagttataaggAACGCTCATGCGcctaatatattgaaatataaatattaagcATCTAATAAAGGAGCACGGGTAGTCTAACTGGGTATCGAACCTAAGATCTCTTGATCCCCAAGCGAGAGATGCATCACTATACTATACCTTTATTTACAAGAAAAAAGAGACCAACAAAcggcggggggggggggggggggcaatGAGGCCTTGTTGTGGTCCTCTAATGATCTCGCATGGGGGAGCACTGATCTGAGTCGAGCCAACACCGCCTCTTTTtgagagagaaaggggggCTGTTGGTGATGGCAGCCAACACCGCCTCTTTTtgagagagaaaggggggCTGTTGGTGATGGCAGCTTGGTACAGGCCATTGCTCCCCTAGCGAGGTCGCCGGTGCTGATCTCACTAGCGAATGTCGCACCTTACCAACCCTTAAAAAATTGCCATGTAAGCAGAAAAATACACATGCGACACCAAGTTAGCTGCTAAATCAACAGATTAACGAAATCGGAATGTAAAAGATGAAGTTGAAttaaaaaagtgaaaaggaCAAAAATGAATTTGAACAAATGTAAAGGATCAAAAGtgtaaaattcaaaaaaaattaaaattcaaaaaaaaaacaaaaataagataaaattcAGAAATCCAATTACAGTTTTGCATTCTAGTcgaaactaatttttttttgtattagaaagaaaaaaaagaaaaaaattacaaaatgttACCCGAGGAAAGGtcccatctatatataattataaaagtcgAAACCATACGTCGGATAATACCATATAAAACATAGATGACTCATGATTGAGTGACTCTTGAAGTTCTTACCAATTACAATGTGAAAAATGACGTAGTATTATGAAATCACATCATTATTatgaaattctaaaaattcttCGATTACAGAAGAGGAAAAatcatctttaaaaaaataattattttttatacgCATTCTTAGCATATATTCACATAAACAAAGTATGAACCTTCATAATGTACGAACtataaaaatcttttttttttaagtataaAAATATTCGATTAACTATTTATAGCATATTATCAATCTATTTGAGAatcaaaattaagaattttaattaaaataggattaataataaataacggTTACCTAAAAGCTGCCAATGTCACTGTAGCTACTAATATGGGGATCCACACTAATCCAATGCCACAACATCAAGGGGGGACAAGTCTCTACTCAGAGACAACCACCAGTACAAACTAATCCAGGACCTTCTGGCAGTGCTAACAccatccaaaaagaaaaattataacttccctacaaatattaaaatagaaattccTGATAGTCAACtctattaatataataattaacgaATCTttgttatataataattaatgaatctttgttattaataaatattttatatcatttataAGTTTATaccatttatatattattatcttttcaaTATTAGTCTGTACATATGCGCAGGCCGTACATGTAGCTTgatccctttctctctctgcgTTTCAATTGTAACGTCCGCTCCGATAAATGCAGGGCGGGGGGTGGCTTTCTTCGGTAAAATATCATCGCCAAGAATGCCAAATATCGAATCGCCCAGATACAGATTTTTGACTTTTTCTCATTAACCAAACTGGGAGGGGGGCCCCACACCCTCCTCCCTCATTGGGCCACGTACTCTCACTTTTCAACCCGGTCCAAGCGTGGACTCTCACTGCATCCGCCCTCCCCTCCACGTGTCGCCCCCTAGTGCCACTGAGCCACCGTCCCACCACGTCCCGCCCGGTAACGTTATCAATTCCCCTCGCCCCGGCCTCACTGCTCCACACCTCATCTCtccatattatataaaaaccAGTAAAATGCCGAAAGCAATTCAGTGacagagcgagagagagagagaagaggcaGTCTGGCCGTGAAATGAAGGACGACAGCCAAGAAAACCCTAAGTCCTCCTCCAAGGTAACGGCCAAAATTGACCCGATTCGGCCTCTGAATCTGCAATTCGGTCGAGTGATCTTCTCCTCCCTCCGTCGATTCGTGTGGATTTGTCTGCTCCTGTGTCGGGAGATTCTGTTGTGTGAAAATTTGGGGGAGATTGGATGTATCTGATGCGATCACCTGTGATTCCGTTCTTTCACCGTCCTCTCTGCCGATTTGGGTTGTTTTGGCCGGTCGATGAGCTCGAATTTGAGCTTCTGTTGCACTTTGGTGCTCCCATTGTCTCCCTAGATGGGAATCGCTCGCCAATTTTTGAGCTTTGAGCCGTTCCCTGCATTGGTGAAGGAGAATTTGGGAGTCGGAGTAGTGCGTGTCTGATCTTTGGAGGTTTGCGGTGTAGTTTTAGCTGTTACGCTAGCTTCTCGTAGCGGTTTACTGTGAATGCTGATCGTTTGCCTCGTATTCAGGGTCTAGAGTATAAAATCCGGAGAAATGTCGGTTTTCTTTGGCTGAATGCGTTCTTCTAGATTGAAATTGTTTGTCCTTTGGTGGGTTGGTTGTTGAAGTGTGAGGGAGACGTGATGGCATGTCTTAGGTTTGATCCCTCCACCCTTAATTAGCTTTACGAGAACCTCCCTCGGAGGAGATTCCTTTTCGGCAGTAATATATCGTGATTACTTTATGAGGACTCTGACTAGAACATGAATGAGCAGTTGAGCTCTTTTGCAGTTTGTTTGGTCCTTTGAAGATTAGACTATAAAAGGGTACTTAGATTTTTGCTTTCTATTTCTTCTGGAGTCTGCTTTGCGACTTGCTTATTCTTGTAGAGAGGATGAGCTGAATTCTGCATGAATTGCTTCCATCTAGTGGTTTTCCTGACATTGAGCACTTTATGACTTAGGCGTACTTTATCCTTGTCGAGGATGAGACTGGGATGTCTTGAGCAggaaaagagtaaaatttcTGGGTTATTAAATTCGCTGATATTTGAGTTCATTTGATTTCCATGACAGAAATCACTGGCGAACAATTCGATCGATATCTACGCAGTACAGTGTGTGAAATGCTATAAGTGGAGGGTGGTTGATACCCAAGAAGAGTATGAGGAGATCAGGAGTAAATTCACAGAGGAACCCTATGTTTGCAGCAGAAAACCCGGCATTTCGTGCAAGGACACCGCTGATATAGAGTACGATGCATCCCGAACTTGGGTCATCGACAAGCCCAACATACCAAAGACTCCCGAAGGTTTCAAGAGGAGCTTGGTTCTTAGAAAGGACTTCTCGAAGTTAGACGCGTACTACATTTCTCCCTcagggaagaagatgaggacCCGAACGGAAGTTGCAGCTTTCTTGGAGGCAAATCCTGAGCTGAAAGGGGTCTCCATAGAAGATTTCAGCTTCCACTGCCCAAAGGTCATGGAAGATACCGTTCCCGAGTATGTCGAGAAGAAGATTACTGGCGGTGGCAGTGCTAataagaagatgaagatgtcAAAGGACAGCGACTGAGGCTTGACGTGACAAGGGATTGATTAGGCCACCGATATGCTGACGTTTTGTTGCAGAAAGTTTTCGTGTTTGTGAGTGTGGTGGAATTGTTCCGGGGAGGACTCTTGGGATGACCAGGTGAGAATCCTTTCTCATCTTTAATTAGGAGTAGCCTTCATTTTCAGCTCTAGTGATTTTTTCGTTTGGATATAAACTTAGGGATGACTAGAGAGGGATTTTGCATCTTGTAAGTTTGGTATAAGGAATGAAGGCATGCTTCTGGTGGTAATATAACACTTTCTATGCCCTGTTTTCCATTATGAGCTGCCTCGTCTTTGTACCCTAACATTTTATATTATGCCAAACAATGGAAGTGAAAATGACCAGACTACATCCTAGGAGACTGCTTCAAATGTACAAAGACATCATAAGTTTACAAATGCAAACGAGTGGCGCTGATCTCAGTAGACTGTAGAGTATGTGCTGTCATATAATCACGGAACCCGTTATAGGCTTGCAGTTTGCCTGGCATCTCTCCTTTCGAGCTGGGATAATTCACCGTTGGTAGCCGGCCAGATCTTGTTTGGAGGAGCGATTCCAGATCTTGGGGATCTTCTGGGGACATGTTCATGGTTACATGCCTAGGCTAAACAAGAAACGTTCATTTGCAAAACCAACACTGCAGAAACTCGCGCCAAGTAAAGAAGCAGGATAAAAGATTCACTCGACATGGTGGTAAATAGACCACCAGACCCCAACCTTCATAACAGGCTTCTCGGCTTGGTGTCAAGTTCGGATGATGCACTCACGTGAGGAAGCACAAGTTAAATGAACGTCTCTCCGTATGACTTCTACCATATCAAGATGAAGCCGACATTGATGTCACTTCTCTAGAAGGAACACAAATATGGTCACGACCAGGAGAAAGACCTGACTTGGGAAAGTAAAGTACAACTAAGTTTTGTCCTTAATAGTTTTTGACATGTTCATGAGCTTTAAGAAATATCGTCATTGGTCCTCACTAATTGTCGTTTCAACTTACCTGCAGTAACCGTTACAGAAGATAGATCGGATCAGATGGTTGAAAGTAGCCGAGACGAACCCATAAAAAGATCGGGCAAGTTTGATTATGACTGCAAATGCTAAAGAATACATTTGATACTGCCTCCAACTTCTATttgaacccaaaaaaagaaaaaataaatgcaatATGACATTCAAAGGCCCCTCTCCTTTACCTAGAAGAAGAAATTACCTTCAATCTTCCCCGGTTTTGGGTCCTATCGGGCACAATGGCATATTCTATGCAGTTAGCCAAAAGATTTATATACATCGTGACCAGAAACGGCAACAAGAGGAGCACTTGGAGCAGTTAGTAGCGTGTCATTCGAATCTCCAAGTTTAACTACCATTAAAGATTGATGAAGATCTGTCACAGTATTGCATGATAAGTCTTGCCGGTACTGGATACCAGTGGATCAATCACAGCCAAAATAGCATAAGCATACACCAATGTCGCATGTTTCGCCAGGGGGCTGGCATGATCGGGTGCCGACATTGATCTGCCCTGTATTTGTAGTGTGTGGGAATTGTAGCGCTGGTCTTACTGGGGCATAACTCAAGCTGAAAACCAAAATAAATCCTTAGCTATGATAACTCAGTCAGCTTTGGTGTACTCCAGAAGCATGTGGGGCGATCGGTAAATCTTCACTAGTGTCCAGTAAAGGACCTCTTCAACTCCGAGTTCACCCTCTGCTCTAGCTGAATATATGTCCTCGCAAATTGCTATCAACCTACAAAGCCAAATTTGCTTCCTATTTAGATACAAGGTAAAACTCGGAACATAATCGAAGCAGGATCGAACAATATCTGCCTAACATTCAGAGCAGAGAAAAGAGGGAAACAAAGTTAGCAAATTAGattaaatttcaatattgAAACACGCACTTTTCTTCtgttccctctctctctctctctctctcttaccctctttttctcttttttggtGAAGATAGTTTATTATGATACCCAACAGCCTTCCGTGTTTGAAGAGTGAAAGTCAGCGAGTGCCATGTAATGAACTGATCTGACAATGAAATTGAGAATATACAGGATAGGATCTTCTATGGTTCAACTTTCGACTGAGAAAGTAAAAGGCTAAGGGGAAGTTTATCATTGCAAAATGACCAGATTTCTCTAAACCTTAAGCTACTGATTAGATAGACACCCCATAAAGTGTCGTTCGGGCTCTAGAAACATTGAACCTGAAATGAAACTGTAGAGAACCGAAAGAAACAGAGCAAACAGAATAAATCTGAGCATTTGGTTTTCATGATGGAACCCAGAACCTATGCAGTATAATAATCATGTCATGGGAAGTATCATTATCAGACAATAAGGTACATCTAGAGTGTACATATTAAATGGAAGTTAACAGTTACCTATCACAGGAAGGCAGATTTTCATACGGTATTCTCATCCTCAGGTCAGAACATTGAAGCCTGATAAAACGGCCGACTGCGAGCACAAAGGTAATGTAGAGACCCCAGATACTGAACTTGCTAAGCGTGTCTCCAAGAATACCCTCTGAAGAATTTCAAAGTGAGTCAGCGCCATACTATCTTCAAGTGAAACTGGAAGTGAGGggtgggggggtggggggagaGATTGGTGTGGAGCACgaaaagataaatataatatatatatatatatatatatatatacatatatacattatatcATATTTAAGAACAAATCTCATGCTCACTCACGTGGTGGTGTTTCCTCTGATACTATAATAGCCATGGGTCCAGTCAATCCTTCACATCCACTTACATCAGAAGAATTGATATCGTGGAAGGACCACCATTGAAATTCCCCATGATTTAAAACAAGATCTGTACTAACTGCATTCACCTATTAAAATTGCAGCAAACGGGAAAAGTTTTAGAAATACTCCAAAATGTGGGCAAGGGTAAAGAGATTGTTTATACACATGCTCCACAAGCACAAGTTTTATCTTTGAGTCTCCAGGGCAGAGTCGTATAAACATGGACTCATTGGCTGATCAGATAGGTCCAATCACCAAAAAATGGGATCCTTTCCAATTGGTTTCATCAAAATGATCCAATGGCACATTAAAATAGTACCCTTGTGCCTTCAAATTCTAGAAGATGCACCCACACCTCAGCTGGTTCATTCTGCTGTTTGAGTCCTAAAACTATAACCCACAGACTTAAGGGTCTCATTTCTCTACAAGTTTATGTAGTTATGTATAGCCATAATACTAGCTAAGATGCAATTGGGTTATTAAGTGATAAATGCTACTGGGATATCACAGGCACCAAATATGAATAGTACAGATCACTGCCCCAAAAAAGAGTCTGTAAGACACTAGTGGAAGAGAATTACCTCCTGTTCAAGAGGTCTGACTTCGCCTGAACCTGTAACTCTAAAATACCTTGGGTACACATTATATATCCTGAAGCTGTTGTGAGACCCATTGAGAACCTCCATCACATCCCATCGTTGAGGAAGATCCTCAGTACTGACGGGCCTATCATATCGGACGAGTTCCTTCCCTTTTGGCCGGTCTCTGTTTAGCACCCAACTAAAGCTTATACCCATGTCTGGGTCCCACTGAAGTGACTGGACAAATCTCAACCGAACTACTTCTGGGACGAGCCATAGGGAGCTCGCATCTGACTGACAGCATATTAACTGAATATCGTTCTTATCAAATGTGTCCAAATAGCCTTTGGGGTCGAGATCGTGGTCGAGGTTACTGCTGAGGTTACCCCATGGGAGCTTCTCGCAGAGAGTAGTTTGGTACAAGGTTAGCTTCCCAGCAACAGTTCTGATATCGACTTGAACGCTTGCATCTTTGATAGGATTTGCAATGTTTGTTGGGTTCCCACTGCTGTACATCTGCAGAAGAGGAGAGGTTATTTTTGTAGAAAGATTAAAGGAAAAATCTTCAATTCTCAACCCCAGAATCCAGTGACTGGTAGTGGGATTTTAAGTTGGATCAAATGCGAAATTAGAAAATTGTCTGATAGCCTTTTAAAGGCATATAATCTAAATAGTGAGGACAAGGTCTAAATCACTTAACTATAAAGAGCCAAATTCTTGATATTTCGGAGATATTCTTTTATCTTATAAATAATTCTAGGTCTAAGCTTACAAATCCTTTTCTCCCTGGAATGTAGAAAGCGTATTTAAACACACAAAAGTTCCACTACTTCCAGCAATTTGTAAAGCTTGGCGTTCAGGCTCCAATTACTTCCATGAAACATCCATTTGACATATAGACCAAAAAGGCAATCATGACAATATGAAAACCTCTAAAGCATATCGCACAAGAAGTTCCCATTGTTTAGCACAAATGCTGCCATGTAGCCAAATCTATAAAACCCTAATGCCAGTTGAGGCATTGATCAATGGGCCCAACCTGGGCTTTGATGGGTTCAAACCACATCATAGAAATAAATATGTCTTGCACTAGCAAAAAGGTAGTTACTtcataaaagttaaaaatcaTATTGTACTCAACGATCCAAGTTTATCTTGCAGTAGAGGTTGCTTTCACCAAAAGAATCAGTTCAAATTGGTTTGGTTGTTCAACTTTGCTTGAGAGTTGGACCAGACTTCCAGTTTCCAGTCAAAATATCCAGTCCAGAGTgactaataattatatatgtag of the Punica granatum isolate Tunisia-2019 chromosome 6, ASM765513v2, whole genome shotgun sequence genome contains:
- the LOC116211048 gene encoding methyl-CpG-binding domain-containing protein 4; the encoded protein is MKDDSQENPKSSSKKSLANNSIDIYAVQCVKCYKWRVVDTQEEYEEIRSKFTEEPYVCSRKPGISCKDTADIEYDASRTWVIDKPNIPKTPEGFKRSLVLRKDFSKLDAYYISPSGKKMRTRTEVAAFLEANPELKGVSIEDFSFHCPKVMEDTVPEYVEKKITGGGSANKKMKMSKDSD